acagattgacacgtaatcaatgttcaaatgttgtcaaaaaaatattgtctaaatatcattatccaatttataataacatgaatagttaatatataatattgaatcctacttttttttataagttttatgcTTCAACTTccattttatttactataatattaaaatttaaaattgatctttaaacttcatccaataaaataatataaattacaaaagtgAACAACATCATTGCATATTTATATTTGGGAGCATTTTTTATATCCTATTAGGATATTCCTATTAAGTAGAAATGAATGACAAAGCAGTTTGCCAAATGTGTATTTTATTAGGAAGAAAGGGAAATGAAGAGAtggaaagtaaaataatatgaataaaaaaatacacgTCTGCATATTTGGATAATCAATagtaaatattctaaaaaattgtaatcttaagatttatattatttataaactgaTTTGATACGTGTCATATTCTTACTCCttaaaaaagaacaagaacaaactcattaactatttatttatctacattcaatataaataaaaaaccgTACACATTGATTATTCTCAGActcattagaaaaaaatttcatgaacaacaaatttattttcaaaaataatagaatgttaaatataaataatgaataagaTGTATGATGTgataaaagaaagatagaaaaaaataatagttgttagtaaaataaaaatcccAATATAAGATGATTAATTAAGCAAACAGGCAGATAACtacaaatgaagaaaagaaaaataaaatgaagatcAGGATATATGTTACTGTTTTGAAAATAGATTTAATTCTACCAGTAACTGCTTCCATTTAATTATGATTAGGAGATTGCAAACCTGTTAAGCAGTTAACCCGTGCATGTAGTATATATATGATTAGTGGGATGATGTCCATGATTCTTTCCCAGGCGATGTGTTACTTCAAAGGAATAGTTAAAATTGACACTTAGATATACCGAGTTCCTTTTCTTGATCCCAATTTGATGAATTCGGATGCTTAAATACCACCAATCATAACATTGCAAAGTGTATTAAGTAACTATCAAACTGGCCATCGTCATATCAGcacttttgacaacatttttacaGAAACACAAAAGTAAACGAATTGAAAGggatatacatacatatatatatatatagatggtATGAGAAAGTACTATTCAAGAACTATATATGACACGGATTAAGGttcctttttttccttgtgGGATTACCCGAAGAAGAAGTTGAAGCTGCAGAATGGTTGTTTCTAGTTCCAATTGAGTAGCTCCTCGATCATCTGCAAAGCGAGTCtatcctcctcctcctcctcctcttcttcttctactacTACTCCTCCATTGTTTCCAGCAGTGTCATTAACACTACTGCCGGACGACCATGCTGATTCAGTCTTGGTCTGCTTCTTCCCAAGCTCCACCCTCATGACCCAATTGGAGCCAGAATGTGGTCCTGCACCTTTCTGCCAGACTCCAATGTGGGAGTTATCAGCATCGAGCCTGAGACAAGTGAGGGAAGGAGCAGGGTCTTTGCAGTACTTTCTGAGCTTAGTGCTGAGGAGTTCTGAAAGAGCTTTGGGAGATAAGAAAGCGTTGTCATGATCAGCAGAAGAAGCAGCAGAAGGGGTGGTGGTGGCATCAGGCTGAGCTTGGTTCTTGGGGAAGTTAGTCTTGGCATTCTGACCATTCATCAAAATGGCTGCTTGATCATAAGCCCTTGCAGCAGCCTCAGCTGTCTCAAACGTGCCTAGCCACACCCTTCTCTTCCTGcagtgagaagagaagaaataaataaagagagaaaagaaaagaaaatagttatAAATGGAAGAAACAGAAGCAGCATTGTGTTGGTTTTGGTTTAGAGTTTAATGAGATGATTACAGTAAAGGATGGCGAATTTCTGACACCCAGGAGCCCCACTGGCGTTGCCTGACTCCTCTGAACTTCTTGGCTTGTACCATTATCTTTGTTAAATGGCGcgtgagagagtgagagagaagaagagaggtgAAGGGAATTATAATAGGGATTAATAAGAAGAGTAGTGTAAGTATTTAACAAGTGTTAACGAAATTTATGTGGGTTGTCGGTGAGGATTGGACGGAAAGTTGAAGTGAACAGTACACATGCAATAAAAGTTTCACCTGCACAACTTTGATAAATCCATGGTTCCTTAACAACTCAAATTAATGACCAGCTTGTAGGCCTCCTTCTGCCCACAAACATTATGCCATCACAAGCTCTGTTCCTTTTTTCCATCCAACACGGAATGTCAAAAACTATTACCCTCTAATTTCACCTTTTCAGCTCACTCCTTCCATTTATATCGTCAAACTCTCTAACAAAACCTCCCTTTTCTCATCACGTGAATTCTAATGGAAAATCTTTcgtttttctcttatttttttaaattttccacACTCATCTTAATTATCATCACACTTATGTCAAGCAATATTTTTCCCATGGAGTCAACTAATTCCTAATATCTGTTAGAAAAATTTTCTGCTTGAAATGCAGCCATGATCTCCTATTTTTCATAGCTGCCAAACTAGGATAATCTGATCcctattttcttcttccttgtgtATTATATTATGTCATATGATGGACAGACCAGCCCTCCTATTATCCCTGCATTATACACTTACTTATTCgcattttgatttaaaaagttTGTATAGATTTAATTGGAATACAGATTTATAAAATACTACGagtaatgtaatataaaatattaagaatagtATGTGTGACA
This DNA window, taken from Vigna radiata var. radiata cultivar VC1973A chromosome 5, Vradiata_ver6, whole genome shotgun sequence, encodes the following:
- the LOC106761449 gene encoding ethylene-responsive transcription factor SHINE 2; the encoded protein is MVQAKKFRGVRQRQWGSWVSEIRHPLLKRRVWLGTFETAEAAARAYDQAAILMNGQNAKTNFPKNQAQPDATTTPSAASSADHDNAFLSPKALSELLSTKLRKYCKDPAPSLTCLRLDADNSHIGVWQKGAGPHSGSNWVMRVELGKKQTKTESAWSSGSSVNDTAGNNGGVVVEEEEEEEEEDRLALQMIEELLNWN